Genomic window (Streptomyces liliiviolaceus):
TGGACCTGCTGCTGGGCACGACTGTCACGTCGGTCGACGTGCGGTCCAAGGAGGTGGCGCTCAGCGATGGACAGCGTGTTCGGTACGCGAAGCTCCTGCTGGCCACCGGTTCGTCCCCGCGCCGACTGTCGGTGCCGGGCGCCGACTTCGGCAACGTGCTGTACCTGCGCCGCGTCGGCGACAGCGAGCGGCTCAAGGCCGCCTTCACACCGGGTGCGCGGATCGTCGTCATCGGTGGCGGCTGGATCGGCCTGGAGACAGCCGCGGCCGCCCGCATGGCCGGGGCGCACGTGACTGTCCTGGAGCACTCGGAACTCCCCTTGCTGAAGGTGCTGGGTCGGGAGGCCGCCGAGGTGTTCGCCGCCCTGCACCGTGATCACGGGGTCGAGCTGTACCCCCGGGCGGTGACCGAGCGCATCACCGGCAGTGGCTCGTTGGCGGACGGCGTGCTCCTGGCCGACGGCCGTCAGCTGCCCGCGGACGCCGTCGTGGTGGGTGTCGGCATCACGCCCAACGTCGGCCTCGCCGAGGCAGCGGGCCTTGAGGTGAACAACGGCATCGTCACCGACGCGCGGCTGCGGACCTCGGACCCCGACGTCTTCGCCGCCGGGGACGTCGCCAACGCCTTCCACCCGAGACTCGGCCGGCACCTGCGTGTGGAGCACTGGGCCAACGCCCTGCACCAACCGCGTACCGCGGCCCTGAGCATGCTCGGGAAGAACGCGGTCCACGACCGGCTGCCCTACTTCTACACCGACCAGTACGACCTCGGAATGGAGTACACCGGCTATACGGAGCCGGGTGGTTACGACCGTGTCGTCTTCCGCGGGGAGCCCGACGAGCGGCGCTTCATCGCCTTCTGGATGTCCGGCAGCCGTGTCCTGGCCGGAATGAGCGTCAATGTGTGGGACGTCATCGACGACATCCGCTCGCTCATCGAATCCGAGGTCGTGACGGAGGACGGCGTCCTGTCCGACCCCGACGTCCCCTTGCAGAACCTGCTGCCCTGAGTGGGCGCTCGATCGAAGTGAGCTGCCCCCGTCAGGCGCTGTCGGCTGCCGCAGCCAGGATCCGGGCCAGTTCGGCAGGTTGCGTGATCATGGGCCAGTGGCCTGAGTCGATGTCGGCGAAGTCGACGTGCTTGGCCCGAGCGAGTTCCGGGACGTCGCCGGCGTCCATACATTCCCGCGCCTGTGCGGGCGTGAACTCCGGACATACGACCACGACCGGAACGTCGAACCGCCGTTCGTCCGCCAGCCACACCACTCCCTCGGTCACGCCTGCGGGCACGGAGATCGCGGCAGCCGCGAACTCTCGCCTGGCCCCGTCGTCGAGGTCCGCGGCGTCCGGGCCCTCGAACGGGCCCCAGCCAGGGAAGGGCATGACGCCGTCACTCACCTCGAAGAAGTCGGCGTACGGCTGACCGTCGGCGGTCGGGAAACCCCCGATGAGGGCGACCTTCGCCAACCGCTCCGGCCCGGCCGCCGGTCGGCGGCCAGCCAGGCCAGCGTGCACGGTCCACATACGGCAACCAGACCCGGTTGCCCTCGTCTGACGGGCCCGGGGCGACGGACTCCTGTGACCGCAGAGCTCGGCGGACCGGATTAGCCTGCTCCTGTCCCGAACGATCTCAGTCCCACAGCGCGTGCGCTGCGCGCCCTGGAGACCGGCTGGGGCGCGGACGCGGCTGCCGCCCGTGCACTTCACGCAGTCCGAGGCCATCGGCCTGGTGATGGCGGTACTCAGCAGCCAGCCGACCGCGGCATCCACCGACGCCGACACCGACGACCTGATCGGCACCGCCCTGGGCAAGGTCGTCAAGGCACTTCCGGAGAGCGTCGGTCACCAGGCGGCGATGCTGCGGGAGTACGCGTCGGCCGCCGCGGACCCGTACGCGGCTCACCCCGATCCGGCCATCACCAGCGAACTCGTCGACGCCGTCGCGGCCCGGCGCCGCGTGTCGGTCACGTACGGCAGCGAGGCGGGCAACGAGTGGGAGGCGGAGGTGGATCCCTGGTCCATCGTGATCCGCTACGGGCGCTGGTACCTGCTGTGCCACTCCCATCGAGCGGACGCCATCCGCACCTACCGGGTCGACCGGGTCCGCACGGTCCGGCCGACCGAGCACGGCTTCGAACCTCCCGACAACCTCGACCCGGTGGCAGTGCTGGAGGAGAACCTGGGCCTCGGATGGGAGTTCTCCACCCGTGTGGTGTTCGACGCACCCCCGACCGAGGTAGCCCCGTGGATCCACCCGGACATGTACGCGCAGGAATGGCTCGCGGGGATACCGGTCGCCGTCCGCGTCGACGGCGGGGAGGAACTGCGCGCGGCGGTCGCGGCGCTTGCGGCGCGTTTCACCGCCGCCGTGGCAGATCAGCGTTGAACGGCCTGTAGTCCCACTTGTGGTTGCACCATGCGGCAGCGGTGCCGACGAACGGCGCTCAGCGGGCGAGAACTGTGGCGTACTTGGAGCCGACGTTCTGTACGCCGCGGACCCCTTGCTGACGCAAGGTGCTCCTCAGTCGCTCGGCCGTCACACCGGGCCCTGGGGTGTAGGTCGCGGTGTGTAGGAGCCGTGAACAAGGTGTCACACGGTCGGTGTCTGTCACAGAGGCTCCCGCTGTTCGGTCAGAGCAGGTGGGAGCCTCCGGGCGCCCTTGTGACCTGCCGCACCGCGCGGTCCGGCCGCACGACCAGCGCTCCCGGGCGCTTATGTGATGCCCAGCCGACCCGGCTGGCAAGGAAGGACACCCGATGAGCCACGACTTCGCTCACGACGACGATCCCGCAGCCACCACCGTGTTCCTGGCCGCGGAAGCAGCCGTGCTCACGGAACGGGTCCGCATGCTGCGGCAGCAGCTCGCCGACGTCGACGCGCGCATCCGGGAGACCGCCGAGAAACTGGGCCGGCTGGACCCGCCTCCCCCGGCCTCCGCCGAGGAGCACGAGACGTCCGGCACCTCGGCCACGGCGCGTACAAGGCAGTGCCACCATTGACTACATCTTCCGATTCGTAGCGTACTGGTGCGTCTGTGGTGAAGAGTATGCTCCTCCATACGATGTCATGAGGTACCCATCCCGGCGTCCGAGCCGCGCGGCCCCGAAGCCTCGCTGGGCACGGCCCGGCGTGTGGGAGTGAGGATGAGAGGAAGCCATGGCCCCGGCGACTCACGCGGCGCACAACATCGAAACCACCGCTGAGAGCCTCCAGGGGGATCTGGCCCGCCTGGAGCTGCAGAAGCGGGCTCTGGAGAGGGAACTGGCCGCGGTCGTCGCACACCTCGACTCCGTCCAGCGGGCTCTGAGCGCCCTGTCGGTCCTGATGTCCGACTCCCCCGACGCGACACGGTCCAAGACGACGGGGAACGCCGACAGGCACCACGGTACGAAGGCGGTGCAGGAAGTCGGCGCCTCCAGCGCGGAGGAGCCGACAGTGGAAGCTGCCGCCCCGTCGGAATCCGCCGGCGCGCGGGAGAAACACACTTCCCGTGCCGCTCGCGCCTCTCGCTCCAAGGCGCCCGAGCAACAACAACAGCAGCAGTACGGACAGCTCACCGAACAGATCATCGAGTACTTCACGCACGTCGCCGACCGGGAGGTCAGGGCCCGCGACGTGGCCGCGGCGCTCGGCCGTGACACCGACAGCGGAACCATCAACGCCGTACGCAGTACGCTCGACCGGCTTGTCGGCACTTCGCGGATCCAGCGGGCCGGCCGAGGACTCTACCGCGCCGGGTGACGCAAAGGCGGCGAGGACGCACTCGTCACATCCTTCCCGTCCCTGCCCGGGAACACGCCCCCCTTTCACACTGTTGAACCTCGCAGTGGAAAGGATGGCGAGACCGTGCACGGTGAGTACAAGGTTCCTGGCGGCAAGCTGATCGTCGTGGATGTCGACGTGGAGGACGGCGTGCTGCGGCACCCCCGGGTCACTGGCGACTTCTTCCTCGAACCGGACGAGGCACTCGAAGCGATGAACCGGGCGCTGGACGGCGCTCCGGCGGACACCGACGCGGCCGGTCTGGCAGCCCGCGTCGACAGGGCGGTGCCCGACGGCACGGTCATGTACGGGCTGACGTCCGAGGGTGTCGGCACTGCCGTGCGCAGGGCGCTCGCGCACGCCAGCGACTGGACCGACTACGACTGGCAGCTGATCCACGACGGCCCTCAAAGTCCCGCCCTGCACATGGCGTTGGACGAAGCGCTCACCGCGGAGGTCGCGGCCGGTCGCCGGCCCCCGACGCTCAGGGTGTGGGAGTGGGCGACCTCGGCAGTGATCATCGGCAGCTTCCAGTCCCTGCGCAACGAAGTCGATCTTGCCAGCGCCCACGAGCACGGCATCGAGGTCGTACGCCGTATCTCCGGTGGCGGGGCGATGTTCGT
Coding sequences:
- a CDS encoding NAD(P)/FAD-dependent oxidoreductase; protein product: MSRENTFVIVGGGLAAGKTAEELRRAGHQGPVLVIGDESERPYIRPPLSKGYLLGKEERDSIHVHPEGWYRDNGVDLLLGTTVTSVDVRSKEVALSDGQRVRYAKLLLATGSSPRRLSVPGADFGNVLYLRRVGDSERLKAAFTPGARIVVIGGGWIGLETAAAARMAGAHVTVLEHSELPLLKVLGREAAEVFAALHRDHGVELYPRAVTERITGSGSLADGVLLADGRQLPADAVVVGVGITPNVGLAEAAGLEVNNGIVTDARLRTSDPDVFAAGDVANAFHPRLGRHLRVEHWANALHQPRTAALSMLGKNAVHDRLPYFYTDQYDLGMEYTGYTEPGGYDRVVFRGEPDERRFIAFWMSGSRVLAGMSVNVWDVIDDIRSLIESEVVTEDGVLSDPDVPLQNLLP
- a CDS encoding lipoate--protein ligase family protein, whose amino-acid sequence is MHGEYKVPGGKLIVVDVDVEDGVLRHPRVTGDFFLEPDEALEAMNRALDGAPADTDAAGLAARVDRAVPDGTVMYGLTSEGVGTAVRRALAHASDWTDYDWQLIHDGPQSPALHMALDEALTAEVAAGRRPPTLRVWEWATSAVIIGSFQSLRNEVDLASAHEHGIEVVRRISGGGAMFVEPGNTITYSLSVPDALVQGLSFQDSYAYLDDWVLDALGEMGIKAWYQPLNDITTDQGKIAGAAQKRIVGPDGGPGAVLHHVTMAYDIDADKMLSVLRTGREKLSDKGTRSAKKRVDPLRRQTGLAREAVIAGLIGSFRTRYGLAAGQVTDSEMARARELMRTKFSTPEWTARLP